The genomic region AATCTCCTCCTGATAGGGTTTGATCCCTCCTCGGACAAAGAGGAACACGTGCTTCTCCCCCGACCCGACCGGAACCCGGATTTCCCCCGTGGCCGACGTCACGCCGACCCAGGTACCGTCCCGGTACACGCTGACATCAGCAAAGGGCCGCTCCGAGCCCTCCCTCCCGGCCTTGACCGTGAGCGCCACCGCGGAGTCGAAGGCCGCCTCCGCCGCGCGGGGAAGCAGGATTGCGGTGTCCCCCACCACCGGCGGCTGCGCACCCTTCTGCAGCTCCACGCGGGAGAACTCCGGGTCCACCCGCCGCACCACCGCACGTCCGAGGGGAGCGAGCTTGGGCGGTAGGCTGCCGTCCCAGTGATAGAGGGCCACGGCATGGCCTTTGTTCACGCGACGGTCCTTCCCTGAGCCCAGGCTGGTGATGACGCGCCCTTCCTCGAAGCCCACGACGTGGCCTTCGAAGGGAAAGACTTCCAGAATCTTGGAGGAGACGGCCTCCGCCAGGGCCTTGATGCGCGAGGGCTTGCCCACCTCCGCGAAGCCCCCGATTGGGCGGCCCTTGACCCAGGCCATCTTCACCGAGAGCAGGAGACCCGCCTCGGAGCGGGTCACGAGGACGGAGACCACGGCGTCGGCCGTCTTCTCGCTCTCCGCCTTCTCGAAGCAAGCGTGCGAGAACAGCTGGTCCGAAAGCTTGTCTCCAATCTCCGGCAGGGAGGCATCGATCTCGGCGTCCCCCGGACTCCCGCTCTTGGGCGGAAGAAGCGCGATACGGTACACGGGCGCCTCGCGGGGAACCAGGGCAACGACAATCTGGGCCGCCTTTCGAGGGGGAACTTTAGCCGTGGCGGGCTGGGGCAGGAAGCCGTCCTTCTTCACCTCCAGATCCCCCTCCTTGTCGGGGGCCTGGTATTTCAGGGTACCGGCCGCATCCGTCTTGCCGATGGGCTTCCCTCCCAGGACCACGTCGGCCCCCGGTACGGGAACCGGGCGTTCCATGGCCTCGTACGCCACCAGGATCTTTCCGTAGACGGCCCCGATCTTCACCAGGGGGACGACAAACGTCTCCCCCGCGCGGAGGGAGGCCGTCTGCTCAAAGGGCTGGAAATCCTTCAGTCTCACGGAGACCTTCGCCGAGCGAGACATGCTCGTCCCCAAGTCCACGCTCACGTGACCACTGGGGTCCAGCTTCGCCGGCTTTCCGTCGATCCGGATGTCCGCCCCCGTCGCGGGTGCACCCCCCGACTGGAGGTCGATCGTGGCCGCGAGGGCCGCGGGCTCGAGCTTCGCCTCGATCGAATATTCTCGCGTCTCCGGCCGGTCATCCTCCCACTTGCGCACCACTACCGTCTGTCGCCAGGGCTTGAATTGCATCCCCGGACGGTCGAGGGCGGCGGAGAGGGCGACCTCCTCTCCGACCTCCTTGGTAAACGTGAAGGAGAGCCTCCCCTCCGCGTCGGTCTGGCCCTGGACCTTCCCCAGGGCCTCCACGGAGACCCCGGGCAGGGCATCGCCCTGCGGCGTGACGGCCTTGAACTTGAGGGTGAGAGTCGGAGGCTCCTTCCGACACCCCGACCCGGCCAGGCCGAGAGCCAAGACCAACGCCGCCGCACCGGCCACGCGCATCCAATTCTTCATGGAGTGACCCCTCTCTTCGGGACCATAGGACCGTCAGCGACCTCCTACCCGGGGTCGAGAACGACTCGGCCTCACGGGGCGAGATCAACCACCTCTTTCCGGGGCTTGTTCCTCGGACTCACAGGGGCGGCTTGATCTTCACCTCTCCAGGGGTAGGGATGTTCTCCTCCTGACTCTCCTTGACCGACTTACCCTTGGACTCGCGGATCTTCTTTAGAACGAAGGGCGCTTCCTTAGTCCCATGCTTTCCAAGCAAGACCGTTGTCCTCCCGATCACGAATCCGGGGAGAACAGCCTCCACCGTGTACTTGCCGGGCGGGAGCTCCGGCGAACGATACTTCCCCTGGACGTCGGTCTGGACGGAGACCACCGACTCCTCGATCTTCCCGCCGAGGTTGATGAAGTTGAGGGTGACCCCCGGGACAGGGGGGGGTGGAAGAGGGGCGCCGCTTTCATCAACGAGGGTCGCCTTGCCCAGGATGCGTGGCGCCGCACAACCCCCGCTTCCCATGAGGATCGTGAGAACGCAGCCCGCGTGCAGGAGCCTATGCCTCATTGTCCTTCTCCTCTCTTGACACCAGCTTGCCCTCCGCCCTGAGGGGGGCTCGACGCGCCGTCCCCTATGTCCACTAGCCCCAACTCACCCGCGGTCGTGGTCACGAGGAACCCGCTCCCCGCCCGCGTGGCCGAGGCCAGGGGCTCGCCGAGGTCCGCGCTCTCCAAGAGACGGCCCTCTAGAAGATCGGCCCGGTGGGCTCCTCCGGAGCGGTCGACCCACAGGAGAGACTTCCCCCTGATGTCCGCTCCCAAGGCCGGCGATTCGACCTTCCCCTGGAACTTCATCTCCCCCGAGACCCAATCGTGGACTCGGACGTCTGTGGCGCCCATGATCACGAGGTACGCCGACTGCGGAATGACCTCGTAGCGATCCTCGCCGGAAACGTGCAGCCGCCACGACTCGTGGCCGTATTCGTCCAAGCCCACCAAGTAACCGGCTTCGGAGCGCACCACCATGCGCCCCCGCGCGACCTGGATCTCCGTCAGGCGCTCGTCCAAGCTCTTTTCCCAGGTCTTGACGAGGCGACCCTCGGAGGGGCGGGACCCCACCGGCGGGGGCTCCCAGGCAACTTCGAACACGCTTCCCTGCCGGGTCGCCGCCACCCAGGAGCGGGCCGATGCGGACCGCACGGGAAGAAGGTCTCCCCCTGCCGACAACGGCTCACCCCCGAGGATCCCCGAGGGCCACACCGCCCGCAGGCTCCCCTCCCCATCGTCCACTAGCCAGGGGGCCGCTTTGGGGTCCCCGCCCACCGCGGGCGGGGCCACCGACCGAAAGCGACCGCGAAGACTCCACTGGAGGACGCCGTCCACGGGATTCAAGGCGTGAACGCGTCCGCCCGCCACCACCCCCAGGGTCCCTTCTCCCGTCACAGGACCGGCGTCGCCGCCGAGGATTCTCCTCCAGACCACGCGACCCGTAGACGGGTCGAGCCCGAAAATCTCCTCCCCGGCCACGGCCAGGACGCGTCCGGACGCCAGAACAGGAAGGCCCGAGGACCCTTGCCCGGCTCGATACCGCCCACGGGGGCGGAGCGTCGCGGCGTCGAAGACGTACGCCCAGCCGTCTTCGGTGCCGAAAGCCACATTCGGTCCGAACAGACGAGCGGGCCCGAAGAGGGGACCGGAGATATCGAACGCCTCCTGCGCCATCAGAGCCTGTTTCTCCCCCTCCGAGTAGGTTTTCTCGCCTTCAAGCATGGCGTCGGCGAACCGCCGCTTGAGTTGCTCCGCCGCCGCCTTGGGATAGTCCGCGAGCCTGGTGCCCGTGCCGAGGTCCAGGCCTACCAGCACCTTGGAGACCGCCAAGAGCCTCGGCGCCACGCCGCCGGGCGACTGCAGCAGGAGCGCCGCCGGGCCCTCGGAGGAGCCGGGCTGAGTCCAGCGCGGTTGCCCGGATGGAGAATAGGCAAGGACCGTCCCCTCCGCGGTGACGGCCGCCACAGACTCCGGGCCCACAAACGGAGCACTCGCGAGCTTCCCGGGCAGGGCCGAGGACCAGTGAACTCGGCCCGTAGCCGTGTCGTAGGCGATCAGCTGACCGTCCCCGGTCCCGCAAAGCGCCAGCCGCGGCTTTTCCCCGAAGAGCACCGGGGGATGCACGGCGAGGTCGGGCAGGCCCACCTTCCAGCGGACGCGGCCGGTGGCGGCGTCGATGCGAAGGAAGGCCTTGGCCCTCGTGACCACGAAGACATCTCCCCCCTCCACGATCGCGGGAGCCTCCGCCCGGCCCCCGATGTCGACCGCCCACAGCAGGCGACCATCCGCGGCCCCCAACCCCAGAAGCCGGTTCCGCCAGGTGGCCACGAAGACCGCATCGCCGCCGTCCCACCCCACGGAACTGGCTCGCTCGCCGAGCTCCCGGCGCCACCGAAGGGAGAGCTCCGCACGCGGAGAGAGGGTCCAGAGGCCGATCGAGCCCTCTTTGCTCGCCAGAGCCAGGCCCGAGTCCGTGAAGGCGACCCCGTAGGGAGCCGATGCGTCGACGGCGAGCCGCTTCTGTCTCTGCAGCGATCCGTCGGGGCCCAGGGTAAAGATGTAGGCCGCACCCGGGACCGAGACCTCTATAGGCCGCCCACTCGTCCCCGCCGCGGCGGGCGAGGCCCGGAGAGACTCGGCTCCCAGGTCCACCAACCAGGCCAGCCGCGGCCTCCGACCCGTGTCGACAACCGGGGCTGGGGACACGGCGGCCCCCGGAGCCCCCTGCGGGCCCAGGGGCAGCGCATCGGCGCTAGGGATTTGCGCCAGAACCGAGAAGAGGAAATAGGCCAAGCCCATGCCGACGACCCTTCGAAGCCGGGTTGAGGGGCGTCCGGGTGGCTGCCGCGATGCCCGGCCCGAGGCGGCGAGGGGCGGGGCGCACCGGCAGGTCGCCGCGACCGCGGCACTCGGACTCAGGCCGCCCCTTTCTGCAAACTGTTCACGGAATGACCATTAGGATCCTACCAATAAGCGTTCTGCCCTGCAAGGGACACTCGGCTTGTCTCCGGAGGGTCCGTTGGGGGTTCAGGCGCGTGGCCTGCTCAGCAACAAGAACCTCAATCAAAAGGGTAAAAGCCCACGCTGTGCACCCCGGAAGGAAGTGTGGGGCGGGTGGGGGTACACTTAGCACCCGTCGGCGACCCGCCGCCACTCCGACGGCGGGTGGTCCAGCCAGTATTGACCAACGTGGGGCAGGCGCCAGTGTCGAGTCCCAATGAGGGCGACCGCGAACCCGCGCCGAAGCCGATCGGGCCCGGTTTGGGAATGGCCGAGAGCCATCTGCCGACTAACTTCGGGCGCTACCAGGTCAAGGGCCTTGTAGGCGAAGGGTCCATGGGCCGGGTCTATCGGGCCTTCGACCCCAGGGCCCAGCGCATCGTCGCCATCAAGACCCTGAAGAGCGAGCACCTGTCGAGCTCCCGGGGCCACGATTATCTGAACCGCTTTCGAAGGGAAGCCCAAGCCGCCGGCAACCTGGCCCATCCCCACATCATCACCATCTTCGACGTGGGCGAAGACTACTTCGTCATGGAGCTGCTGGAAGGCCAAACCCTGGCCTCCCTTCTCCGGCCGACGGGGACGTTCGAGCTTCCGGAAGCGCTCCGCATCCTGGGCCTAGTGGCCGAGGGTCTCGACCACGCCCACAGCAAGGGCATCATCCACCGGGACATTAAGCCATCAAACATCATGCTCCTCCCCGATGGGCGCCCAAAGATCATGGATTTTGGCGTCGCGCACCTCTCCTCCACGGTGATCACGACCGCGGGGGAGTTCGTGGGTTCGCCGTCTTACATGGCCCCCGAGCAGGTTACGAGCAGCAAGGCCTCGCCCCGCACCGACCTCTTCTCTTTCGCCGTCGTGGCCTACGAGATGCTGACGGGGAGAAGACCGTTCGAGGGAGAGTCCATCGCCCAGACCGTTTATGCCATCGTCAACGCGGAAGCGGTCTGTCCCTCCTCCTGGAACCCCGCTCTGCCCCGGCACTACGACGTCGTGTTTCGACGAGCCCTCGCCAAGGACCCGAGCGTGCGCTACGCGAATGCCACCGCCTTCATGGCCGCTTTGGGCCGGCGGAGTGCGGACAACGTCGTCTCCGCGATGGCGGCGGCCGAGTCCTCTCTCCCGGAAGGGGACGTGCCTCCCGTGGGCGATGTCACCACTCATGACCTCAAGGCGCCCCCGGGAGCGCCGGAGAGTGCGCCCGGGACGCCGGCCGTCCGCTTTGCCGCGTGGTCACACCGCCTTCCGCCCCTCCTTCTGGCAGCCCTGGCTCTGTCCGCGACCGTCGCTTTGATCGCGCTCCGCGCCCCGCGTCCGGCCGGACGGTCCACGGAGTCGCCCTCTTCTCTCCTGACCGGAGCCATTGAGATCACGACCGACCCCGTGGGCGCCCAGGTCTGGGTGGACAATACGAAGAGGGGACTATCGCCACTGACTCTCTCGGGGGTACTCCCCGGCCGACACGCGGTCCGGGTCGCCCTCCCCGGGTTCTCCTCCGGGGAGTTGGCCTTGGACGTGCCCGCGGGAGCGTTCGCCGTGCCTCTGCGCTTCAATCTGCAGCCGGCGAATGCCATCCTCCAAATCCGTTCGGCGCCCGATGGAGCCCTCGTGTTCGTTGATGGCCACCCCCGGGGAACAACGCCCATCACCACCCTCTCCGTGTCCCCGGGCAAGCATGGGGTGGAGCTCACGCTCAAGGGTTTCGCGCCCTGGTTTGAGGCCGTCCAGGCGAGTGCTGGCGACCGGATGCCCCTTCTCGGCAGGCTCCAGCCCGAACCAGGCAACGCGCCGCCGAGCGCGCACTTGAGGAGCTTGGGGTGGGTCCACGAGGGGGACTTCTTGGAACCGGGGCCGGACGTGACGCCTCCGCGGAAGATCTCGGGGGAGAGCGCCCCCTACCCCGAGCCCGCCCGAAAGCTCAAGCTGCGGGGCACGGTTGCGGTCGAGATGACGATCACCACTCGGGGAGAGCCCACCGACCTTCGAGTCGTGGAGTCGGCGGGAGCGGCCCTGGATGATGCCGTCCTCGCCGCCGTCCGCACGTGGCGCTACGCTACGGCGGAAAAGAACGGGGTCAAGGTCCAAACCCGCGTCCGCGTCCAACAGGACTTCGAGGGCGGACGCCAGACCCGCGCGGAGACTACCTTCCCGTAACCAGTCGCCCTGACGGGCGGGCCTACGCCGGATCCAGGATCGGAACCGATCGGCCCCTCCCCCATTTCCCTCCGTGGGTCCCAGTGAAGTCCAGGGAACTCAAGATCAAGCTTCGCGTTCCGGCCCGCCACGGACAGGCGTGAGCCGGTTGGTCCGGAGCCGGACGTGGCCTTTCCGGTTTCCGGACATGTGCAGGAGGGGTCTGGAAGGCGAAGTGCTTTCCCACGAACGAGATGGCTTCTTGCTGGGGTCCGGCATGGCCTGTGCAACTGCCCAGTAGTGAGAAGGGCTGCTCTCCGGGTCGGCCGGGGAGAGAGCCGCGGACGCATTGGAGACTAACGATGCCAGGATTTCCCACGGCGGGCGGACCAACAAGAACATACTCGGTCTCCTGTCACAATTGCCACGCTCCTTTTGACGCCTTCGACACGCACTGGTGCTCCTGCGCCGCCGTGGGGCGCACCCTCGTCTGCCCGAGCTGCCGGACGTGCTTCTGCGCGGCCCCGCCCGCATACAAGCGGAGCTTCTGGATCGACGCCCCCGGAGGCCTGTGGGATCTGCCGCTCGCGGAGCAGACGCCCGAAGGGGCCCCCGAGAGGAACCCGCACCCGAGCCAGCTCATGCGGCCGCTCGTGTTGCTCGTGGACAACGAACCGCAGATCCGGAGGGTGGTGAGCCGGGCGATCCAGAGCCTGGGCTTCGGGATGATCCGGGGCACTAACGGCGAGGAAGCCCTGCTCCTCGCCAAGGAGTACCAGCCGGACCTGATCCTCACCGACGCCCTCATCCCCGGGCTGGACGGGCGGGAGATGTGCGGTCATATCAAGGCCGACCCCGAGACCGCGCGCATCCGCGTCGTGGTCATGACCGTCCTCTACCCGAACGTCATGTACGCGATGGAAGCCTACAAGAAGTTCAAGGTCGACGAGTACGTGACCAAGCCCCTGGAATTCGAGGCGCTGCGAGCCCTCCTCCGAAGGCACCTGGGTGAGCCGCCGGAATGGGCCCAGTGCTCGACCGGGTAGGGACGCTGGTGGGTCGGGCGGGACCGGCGCCACCGGCCAAGGCCACGGGCTGACGACAAGGTGCCAGAGGCCGCGGGCTTAGCCGCGGGAGGTGATCTCCTCCCCGTGGACCCGGTACTCCGCCACGAAGACCCGCGCGATCTTGGGATCGAACTGCGTCCCCGCGAAGGCTTGGATCTCGTTGAGGGCATCCTCCGACGATCGCTTCCGGCCGTAGGGCGTGCCCCGCGTCATCGCGTCGAAGGCCTCCGCCACCGCCACCACCCGCGCGCCCAAGGGGATCTCCTCGCCGCTCAGGCTCCGGGGGTAGCCTTTGCCGTTCCACCACTCGTGGTGGCCGTGGATCATGGGCAGGATGTCCGCCCAGACCGTGATCGGCTTCAGGAGCTCGGCGCCCAGGGCGGGATGTTGCTGGATGTGGCGGCGGACCTCCGGAGAAGCATAGTTCGGCGACTTCAGGATGGCGGGGTCGAGACGGATCTTCCCTATGTCGTGGAGCAGGCCCGCGAAATGCACGCTGCGCCGCTCCGCGTCCGTCATGCCCAGGCGCCGGGTCACCATGTCGGAGAGGGCGGCCACCCCCCGCGAGTGTCCAGGGGGAAAGATGTCCATCCCCTCCATGACCGAGACCAGAATCTCCGAGGTGTGGGTGAAGAAGTTGATGGCCCGCTCCTGGGCGAGCGCGTTCTCGATGGCGACCGCGGCCTGGCGGGCCAGACTCGCGAGCAGATCCCGCTCCTCGGGTCCGAAGGCGCCGCTCTTCGCCCCCGCGATGGTCAGGGCGCCGCGGATCCCTCCGTGGTGAAGGCCCGCGCAAACGAATCCCGGCCGGTCCAAGGGCATCTCATCACAGCGAACGGAGTAGCGGGGGTGGTCCTGGGCACGCGCCAGAAGCACCGTCTCCCCCGTTCCCGCGACCAGGGTGGCGATTCCCTCCTGCTCACCCAGCCGCGCCGCAGGCAGGGAGTCGCTCCCCTCCCCCACCGCCAGCTGCACCCTCATCCCCCCTTCCGCCATGGGCTCGAAGAGCAGGGCCCGCCCCGCCGCCGCCCCGCACAGCTCCTTGGCGGAGGCCACCAGCCCGGCCAGGAGCCGATCGAGATGGGGCTCACCCGTGAGAACGACACCCACGTCGAGGAGGGCCCGCAGGTGCCGGTTGGAGCGACTCAGCCGCTCCAGGAGCTCGCGGTTCTCGCGCAACAGGCGCCATCGCTCCACGGCTTGACGGACCGAGCGCTCCAGCCGGGCCACCTGCAGGTTGGCCTTGCCGATGTAGTCGAACACGCCATGGCGGATTCCCTCGATCGCGGAATCCATGTCCCCGTGCCCGGTCAGGATCAGGATCTGGGTGTCGGGGCTCACGCCACGGATCCCGTCCGCCAGCTCGAGGCCGCCCATCTTGGGCATGATGAGGTCGAGGACCGCGGCCGCAAACGACCCGTCGCGCGCTCTCTCCAGGGCCTCGAGAGGATCGGTGAGAGAGACCGTTTCGAAGCCCCTCTCCGTCAAGACCTCGGCCACCAGGCCGCCAAAGGACGGCTCGTCATCCACCACGAGGATTCGAGAAGGAGGCAGGCCCATGGACGCTTGATACCTGCTCCGGATCCTAGGCGCCTTTCCCCAGGAGTGTCAACAACGAGGCCGGAGAAGCGTGTGCTAGACTCTCGCCGTGGCCGCCGCGGCGAAGCCCGAGGGCCTTGTAGTAGCGATCGTGGGCGAGGGGACCGACTCCCGCAGCTGGGCCTCTGTCTTGGGAGCGCGCGGCTTCCGAGTTGTCCACGGCGAGGAACTCTCCGCCCTGCTCCCCGAGCACCCGGTTCTGACCCTCATCTTTAGCGAGCCCAAGGATGCCCCCAAGACCGTGACCGAGGTGGCTGGTCTGCCCTCCCCGCCGCCCGTCACCCTCTTCATGGGCCCCCTTGACGAAGAGCATCCCCACACCCGGTTCGTGCACACCCTGATCGAGGCCAAGCGCGAGTGGGAGGGGACATTCGACGCCATCGTGGATCCGGTGGCGCTGGTGGACGGCGGGGGCTTGCTGGTGCGGGCCAACCTGGGCCTGGCCCGCGTCCTCGGCTGCTCGATCCGCGAGATCATCTCCTCCCCCTACCGCGAGGTCCTGGGCGAGCCTCGGCCCGGTTTCCCCGACCCTATCGCCTTGAGCCTCGCCGACGGTCGGCCCCGCACCGAGGAGACGCGCTTCATGAAGCTCGAGGGCACCCTGCAGGTGACGACCTCTCCCCTGCTCGGCGAGGCGGACGGCCGCCGGGGGCTGGTCGTGATCCTCAAGGACGTGAGCGAGTTCAAGGAGAACCAGGAGCGCCTCCTCCAGGCCGTCCGGCTGGCCGATGTCGGCCAACTCGCCGCGGGCGTCGCCCACGAGATCAACACCCCACTCGCCTCCATGGCCCTGCGGGCGGAGAGTCTCCTCCAGAACGCCCAGGACCCCCGCCTGCTCGCCATTGACACCTTCAAGAACTTTCCGCGCTACCTGAAGACGATCGACGAGGAGATCTTCCGCTGCAAGAAGATCATCGGCGCCCTTCTGGATTTCAGCCGCAGCCGCAAGCCGGAGGTGCGCATCACGGACCTGAACGCCCTCGCGGAGAGGGCGACCGAGCTCGTGGATCACCAGATGCGGCTCAAGCAGGTGACGCTCTCCCTCCGGCTCGACCCCGACCTGCGGCATATCGAGGCCGACGACGGCCAGATCCGGCAGGTTCTCATCGCCCTGCTCATGAACGCCCTGGACGCGACCTCGGCCGGGGGCCACGTGGTGGTCGAGACGCGGCAGGACGGCGATCACGGCGTCTCCCTCTCCGTGACCGACGACGGGGTGGGGATCCCGACCGAGAATCTGCCCAAGATTTTCAGCCCCTTCTTCACCACCAAGCCGCTCGGGCAGGGGACGGGCTTGGGCCTGGCCGTCTGCCACGGTATCGTGGCCGGCCATGGAGGCGAGATCCGCGTGGAGAGCGAGGTCGGGAGGGGCACGCGGTTCGCCATGGTCCTGCCCACGGCCAGAAAAGCGCCGGGCAATCAGGGGTAAGATCCCCACCGGGAAGCAGCGCGTTCCGATGCGAGGGTAGCGATGGCGGAGATGCAGTCGGCGCGGGTGCTGGTCCTGGAGGACGACAAGGCCCTCTCGGAAGTCGTCTGCGAGGAGCTGCGCGCCCGGGGTTGCCACACCGTGCCCGCCCACACCGTCGCGGACGGCTTCGAGCAGCTCAAGCAGTGGGAGTTCGACGTTGCCCTCGTGGACCTCATCCTCCCCGACGGCAGCGGGATCGAGCTCCTCAAGCACATCGCGGAGGAGGAGCTGCCCACGGAATCCATCGTCCTCACCGGGTACGCCGCGGTCTCGACCGCCATCGAGGCCATGAAACTGGGGGCCTACGACTACCTCACCAAGCCGGCGCGGATGGAGGAGTTGGAGGTTCGGGTGGCCAAGGCCGCGGAGAAAGCCCGTCTGCGGCGGGAAAACCTCTCCCTGCGGGAGCGGCTCAAGCGCCAGGACCCCGCCCAGGGCCTGGTCACCGAGGATCCCGCCATGAAGGAGGTCCTGGCCACGGTGGGCCGGGTGGCGCCCTCCGACATCCCCGTGCTCATCCAAGGAGAGAGCGGGACGGGCAAGGAGCTCATCGCCCGCGCCATCCACGAAAGGAGCCCCCGGGCGGGGCTCCCGTTCTTGGCCATCAATTGCGCGGCCGTGCCGGAGAGCCTCCTGGAGAGCGAGCTCTTCGGGCACGAGAAAGGATCCTTCACGGGCGCGATCGCGCGCAAGCCCGGCCTCTTCGAGCTCGCGGACCGGGGCGTGCTCCTGCTGGATGAGGTCGGGGAGGCGCCGCTGTCGGTCCAGGTCAAGCTCCTCCGGGTCCTGGAGACCAAGGAGTTCCTGCGCGTGGGGGGGACACGTCCGGTGCGCTCCGACGTCCGGATCGTCTCCGCCACGAATCGGAACCTCAAGGAGGAGATGCACGAGGGACGGTTCCGCGAGGACCTCTACTACCGCCTGAACGGCGTCAGCCTCCAGCTTCCCGCCCTGCGCGACCGCCGCGAGGACATCCCGCTCCTGGCCCGTCACTTCGTGGACCGCTTCGCGGGCAAGAAGAAGCTCAGCGCGAAAACCCTTGAGCTGCTGAAGGCCTATTCCTGGCCGGGGAACATCCGCGAGCTGTCGATGGCGATCCAACGGGCGGTGGTGCTTTGTGCCAAAGACACCATAGAACCCGACGACCTCCCGCTGGACGTTCGGACGCCGGACTGGAAGGCTCCCGCGGTGCGCACCGAACTCACGCTGGCGGAGATGGAACGCGAGTACATTGCGACCGTGCTCGAGCAGCACCAGGGGCACCGTGGGAAGACGGCCCGGGCTCTCGGCATCGATCCAAAGACTCTCTACAACAAGCTGAGCCAAGACCAGGTGCGCAAGAAGGGCGACGACCAGGAGGGCTAGGCTCTCAGGAATCCTTCCCGAGCCAAGGGAGGAATGCCCGGGTCCCCGGACCCCAGGCCGCCCCCCAACGTACGCCAACTCACACATTTTAAGGTTCTTCCCACCCCCTCCCCCACTGGCACCGGTGTTGCCCTTCAAGGAAGGCGTCGGGGCAATCTCAGCCCCCAGAAGGAGGGTTCCACAATGTTGGAAAGCGCCGGTGACCGTCGGTCTCACAGCCTCGGGTGGGCCAAATGACCTCCTCCCTAGCACTTGCCCAGCCTCAGGCGGGCGTGGAGCCGTCGCCTCCCGCTGAGGAGTCGTACAAGGCCGAGAGCCGGCCTTCAAGCGCTCGGCAGTTCCCTGAATACCTCCGGGGGCTCCCGAGCGTCATCCAGGCCCCAACCGAGACAGCCGAGATCGGCGCCCTCATCCGGGAATCCCTGAAACCGCTGACCGAGCTGGCTCGGCATGGGATCCGCGTAGAGCTGAGCCTCCCCCCGTCTGCCGTCCGGGTGCACGCGGGCTGGCTGACTGCGAATGAGGTCCTGCGCATCCTGGCCCGTCGGGTGCTGGAGAACGTGTACGAGGGTGGCGTCCTCAGCATCGACGCTCGTCCTGTCGGGGACCGGATCATCGTCGAGATGGCCCACAGAGAGGGCACGGTGACGGCGACGTCCCCCGACGTCTACCCCAGTCCGGCCGAGGACCCGCGCTTCCGCCGCGTGAGGGCGCTCCTGGCGGGAATCGGCGGCGCCTTCATGTTGGAGCGTCAGGAATCCGGGGGGCTGTCGGTCTGGATCGCGCTGGCAGTGGCCCAGGCTTAGCCGCATCCCTCCCGGAGCGGGCTCCCCTTGCGGGGGGGGAAAATCCGTGACCGGCTCCCCCTTCCGGTGGGCAGTGATCCGGCAGGCCCAGGCGTACTCTTCCCGGGCTGCGGGGAGCGCGGCCTTCAAGGGTGGGGAAAGACACGGGAACCCGACGGCCAAGGATCGCCGCCGGCCGTATAGGAAGGGGGTCGGGCGCCGGCCGACCGCAGGCACGTCTCGGTGCGACGCGAGTGGGTCAGTTCCGCTGGCGCATCGGCACCGCGTCCGCGCTGCCTTCCTGAAGCACACGCACGGCCTTGATGTAGCGCTTGTTCAAGGCCACGAAGGGCTCGACGATCTGGGAATCATTGATCGTGACCTCCGTCATATTGAGAAACGGCCGATCATCGCAGAGCACGTCGCTCAGCCGTTTCTTGTTCTCCGGCACGAACACCTGCCCAACGTACACGCCGTCCTCGGCCTCGATCCGTACCCTCGCCCATTTCGCACGCGCGTTGTAGCTGGCGAGGCCCACTCCCTGCGTTGCCATGTCCGCCTCCAAACCTGTTCGAGCCCGGACCCCTTGTGGCCGTGCTCGCAGGATTGAATTGCAGGAGGCGGGCCAGCGGCCCGCGGACCAACAACAACCATAATATCAATTAGTTATGGTGATGGACCTAAGGGCT from Vicinamibacteria bacterium harbors:
- a CDS encoding PEGA domain-containing protein; its protein translation is MKNWMRVAGAAALVLALGLAGSGCRKEPPTLTLKFKAVTPQGDALPGVSVEALGKVQGQTDAEGRLSFTFTKEVGEEVALSAALDRPGMQFKPWRQTVVVRKWEDDRPETREYSIEAKLEPAALAATIDLQSGGAPATGADIRIDGKPAKLDPSGHVSVDLGTSMSRSAKVSVRLKDFQPFEQTASLRAGETFVVPLVKIGAVYGKILVAYEAMERPVPVPGADVVLGGKPIGKTDAAGTLKYQAPDKEGDLEVKKDGFLPQPATAKVPPRKAAQIVVALVPREAPVYRIALLPPKSGSPGDAEIDASLPEIGDKLSDQLFSHACFEKAESEKTADAVVSVLVTRSEAGLLLSVKMAWVKGRPIGGFAEVGKPSRIKALAEAVSSKILEVFPFEGHVVGFEEGRVITSLGSGKDRRVNKGHAVALYHWDGSLPPKLAPLGRAVVRRVDPEFSRVELQKGAQPPVVGDTAILLPRAAEAAFDSAVALTVKAGREGSERPFADVSVYRDGTWVGVTSATGEIRVPVGSGEKHVFLFVRGGIKPYQEEIKVGPAPEEKTVLLPQTLARLKMESQPSGARVLVDDAEVGMTPLETDVLLGFHRVKLEVAGEEWRTYDKVMEFKGLEEDYTGSRRITLQKNVLSQSDALIQKGDVEGAIALLAQVQPGHPDYSAAHHRLAGIYLDEKQDPTKAIAEYQKVLDLPENRELVNKRFAVTFLNLGRAYYLLGTPEGYQKAIDELLIARSNKRFFPQDKHDQATHDTLYFLALASHKLYHARGEEGLLQETSARWKEYFDFFPASLQSHEDVKQARAGAEHYYEEVRRKLKEVE
- a CDS encoding carboxypeptidase-like regulatory domain-containing protein, giving the protein MRHRLLHAGCVLTILMGSGGCAAPRILGKATLVDESGAPLPPPPVPGVTLNFINLGGKIEESVVSVQTDVQGKYRSPELPPGKYTVEAVLPGFVIGRTTVLLGKHGTKEAPFVLKKIRESKGKSVKESQEENIPTPGEVKIKPPL
- a CDS encoding PQQ-binding-like beta-propeller repeat protein, with the translated sequence MGLAYFLFSVLAQIPSADALPLGPQGAPGAAVSPAPVVDTGRRPRLAWLVDLGAESLRASPAAAGTSGRPIEVSVPGAAYIFTLGPDGSLQRQKRLAVDASAPYGVAFTDSGLALASKEGSIGLWTLSPRAELSLRWRRELGERASSVGWDGGDAVFVATWRNRLLGLGAADGRLLWAVDIGGRAEAPAIVEGGDVFVVTRAKAFLRIDAATGRVRWKVGLPDLAVHPPVLFGEKPRLALCGTGDGQLIAYDTATGRVHWSSALPGKLASAPFVGPESVAAVTAEGTVLAYSPSGQPRWTQPGSSEGPAALLLQSPGGVAPRLLAVSKVLVGLDLGTGTRLADYPKAAAEQLKRRFADAMLEGEKTYSEGEKQALMAQEAFDISGPLFGPARLFGPNVAFGTEDGWAYVFDAATLRPRGRYRAGQGSSGLPVLASGRVLAVAGEEIFGLDPSTGRVVWRRILGGDAGPVTGEGTLGVVAGGRVHALNPVDGVLQWSLRGRFRSVAPPAVGGDPKAAPWLVDDGEGSLRAVWPSGILGGEPLSAGGDLLPVRSASARSWVAATRQGSVFEVAWEPPPVGSRPSEGRLVKTWEKSLDERLTEIQVARGRMVVRSEAGYLVGLDEYGHESWRLHVSGEDRYEVIPQSAYLVIMGATDVRVHDWVSGEMKFQGKVESPALGADIRGKSLLWVDRSGGAHRADLLEGRLLESADLGEPLASATRAGSGFLVTTTAGELGLVDIGDGASSPPQGGGQAGVKRGEGQ